In the Populus trichocarpa isolate Nisqually-1 chromosome 1, P.trichocarpa_v4.1, whole genome shotgun sequence genome, one interval contains:
- the LOC7455737 gene encoding uncharacterized protein LOC7455737, whose amino-acid sequence MANSHLGITLLSLILFFSLSKTTLSQDPPRSVFEILPKFGLPSGLLPNTVKSYSLSDDGNFTVYLEKECYVEFDYLVYYEKKITGKLGYGSITDLKGIQVQKFFLWLDVDEIKVDLPPSDSIYFQVGWINKKLDADQFKTVHSCRAGVSSGSCRGLWKQFLELPAPDDDVQMLLTE is encoded by the exons ATGGCTAATTCTCATCTGGGTATCACTCTTTTATCTCtaattctcttcttttctctctcaaaaaccACTCTTTCACAAGACCCTCCTCGTTCGGTCTTTGAAATCTTGCCAAAATTTGGCCTCCCAAGTGGTCTATTACCTAACACAGTTAAAAGTTACAGCCTTTCTGATGATGGTAACTTTACTGTCTATCTAGAGAAGGAATGTTATGTTGAATTTGATTACTTGGTCTATTATGAGAAGAAAATAACTGGGAAATTGGGTTACGGGTCTATCACAGATTTGAAGGGGATTCAGGTTCAAAAGTTCTTTCTTTGGCTCGATGTTGATGAGATCAAGGTTGATTTACCACCGTCTGATTcgatttattttcaagttggGTGGATTAATAAGAAGCTTGATGCTGATCAGTTTAAGACCGTACATTCTTGCCGTGCTGGTGTCTCCTCTGGGTCTTGTCGTGGACTGTGGAAGCAGTTTCTCGAG CTCCCAGCTCCAGATGACGACGTTCAGATGCTCCTCACCGAGTAG